Proteins from a genomic interval of Oncorhynchus clarkii lewisi isolate Uvic-CL-2024 chromosome 15, UVic_Ocla_1.0, whole genome shotgun sequence:
- the LOC139367228 gene encoding enoyl-CoA delta isomerase 2 — protein MAVALRKISPWRFVRAVQVTHIPTLKLHMTGSMMGVTVEQFNHAKSQMGTLKEDPGNEAKLKIYALFKQATQGPCNTPKPGMLDFVGKAKWDAWKSLGSVSQEDARQQYVDLIDSLLAAEGPAVAAQPTGSAATFDTLLVSTEDNITTIRLNRPQKKNAITVEMYNEVIKALEQAGKDDSVITVITGSGDFYCSGNDLTNFTKIPEGGIEQMAKDAGELLREFVKAFIDFPKPLVAVVNGPAVGVSVTLLGLFEIVYATERATFHTPFSQLGQSPEGCSSYTFPKIMGNAKASEMLLFNKKLSAVQACAQGLVTEVFPDSSFQTEVATRLKAYAKLPRNSLALSKQLIRGTEKERLHTVNDQEVERLVERWLSDECMQAIMSFFQAKAKL, from the exons ATGGCTGTGGCTTTACGCAAAATTTCTCCGTGGCGATTTGTCAG GGCAGTCCAAGTCACGCACATTCCCACTCTGAAGCTGCACATGACTGGTTCTATGATGGGGGTGACGGTGGAGCAATTCAATCATGCCAAGAGTCAGATGGGCACGCTGAAGGAAGATCCTGGCAATGAGGCCAAGCTGAAAATCTATGCTCTCTTCAAACAG GCTACTCAGGGACCCTGTAACACCCCAAAGCCAGGGATGCTCGACTTTGTCGGCAAGGCCAAATGGGACGCCTGGAAGTCTCTGGGTTCTGTATCTCAG GAGGATGCcagacagcagtatgtggaccTGATCGATTCTCTGCTGGCTGCCGAGGGGCCTGCGGTAGCCGCACAGCCCACTGGGAGCGCTGCTACCTTTGATACGCTGCTGGTCTCCACGGAGGACAACATCACCACTATCCGCCTCAATAGGCCACAGAAGAAAAACGCCATCACTGTGGAG ATGTACAACGAGGTCATCAAAGCTTTGGAGCAAGCTGGCAAAGATGACTCTGTCATTACTGTAATCACAG GTAGTGGAGACTTCTACTGCAGTGGCAATGACCTGACAAACTTCACCAAAATCCCAGAGGGTGGAATCGAGCAGATGGCAAAGGATGCAGGCGAGTTGCTAAG ggagttTGTCAAAGCGTTCATCGACTTCCCTAAGCCCCTGGTTGCAGTGGTCAATGGTCCGGCTGTGGGCGTGTCTGTCACTCTACTGGGGCTGTTCGAGATTGTCTATGCCACAGAGAGG GCTACATTCCACACCCCCTTCAGCCAGCTGGGACAGAGCCCAGAAGGCTGCTCCTCCTACACCTTCCCTAAAATAATGGGCAATGCAAAG GCCAGTGAGATGCTGCTGTTCAACAAGAAGCTGAGTGCCGTCCAAGCTTGTGCCCAGGGCCTGGTGACCGAGGTCTTCCCTGACAGCAGCTTCCAGACCGAGGTGGCCACCAGACTCAAGGCCTATGCCAAGCTGCCCAGAAAT TCCCTAGCCCTGTCCAAGCAACTGATCCGTGGGACAGAGAAGGAACGTCTCCACACTGTCAACGACCAGGAGGTGGAGCGCCTGGTGGAGCGCTGGCTCTCAGATGAGTGCATGCAGGCCATCATGAGCTTCTTCCAGGCTAAGGCTAAGCTGTGA